The Gordonibacter urolithinfaciens genome contains a region encoding:
- the rpsE gene encoding 30S ribosomal protein S5, with protein MARNKQQNDAGVPELQERVVYINRVSKVVKGGRRFALTALVVVGDGNGRVGVGMGKSQEVPIAIKKGVEDAKKNMFTVPLTPEKTLPHEIMGIYGAGRVLIKPATPGTGVIAGGPVRAIMELAGVTDVLTKSLGTNNAMNIVKAAAEGLKNMESPEQVAARRDTSVAKIYGWKEKE; from the coding sequence ATGGCTCGTAACAAGCAGCAGAACGACGCCGGGGTTCCCGAGCTCCAGGAGCGCGTCGTCTACATCAACCGCGTGTCCAAGGTCGTCAAGGGCGGCCGCCGCTTCGCGCTCACCGCGCTCGTGGTCGTCGGCGACGGCAACGGCCGCGTCGGCGTGGGCATGGGCAAGTCCCAGGAAGTGCCCATCGCCATCAAGAAGGGCGTCGAGGACGCGAAGAAGAACATGTTCACCGTGCCGCTGACGCCCGAGAAGACGCTGCCGCATGAGATCATGGGCATCTACGGCGCCGGCCGCGTGCTCATCAAGCCGGCCACGCCCGGTACCGGCGTTATCGCCGGCGGCCCGGTGCGCGCCATCATGGAGCTCGCCGGCGTGACCGACGTGCTCACGAAGTCTCTCGGCACGAACAACGCCATGAACATCGTGAAGGCGGCCGCCGAGGGCCTCAAGAACATGGAGAGCCCCGAGCAGGTGGCTGCGCGCCGCGACACGTCCGTCGCGAAGATCTACGGCTGGAAGGAGAAGGAGTAA
- a CDS encoding molybdopterin-dependent oxidoreductase, whose protein sequence is MSENKYHLVEHEKPFKYDEDGLHVTRGSAWSGPGCHIGCGVLLYTDDEGKLVKVEGDPENPYNQGRLCNRCLALTEVVYNPDRVTTPMRRDPAHRGQDKWVDITWDEALDLVYEKFTEIKENYGAWSIPFVQGTGRDIAAWITRLAWSFGSPNYMFNMSGMACYLPRVAGCAATTGNFWVGDFSQQFPDRYDDPAWVPAEYIMVWGNNPLVANSDGFYGHWMVDVMKRGSKLIVVDPRLTWLASKAEWWLQVRPGTDAALALGMLNVIISEDLYDHDFVDRWCYGFDELAQTAAAYPVGKVAEITWVPAEKIVGAARAWAGAENGIVQWGLAVDTTKESLPAAQAIGALWQVCGFCEKPGCMIVPPEILAYSGGFGGELVTPEMDAHRIGLDKYSLLKFGFQVASSDEVMKTLETKEPYKLHGAWLQTTNFLTCTSPDPERSMRAWRTLDFIVVVDMFMTPTAMALADVFLPACTYAERDGIRVGDGAQRGETINKVCQVGACKSDMQINLELGKRFNPEAWPWKDDKEMFSSVIACTGYTFEELQQVAPAYIPFEYGRHEKGLLRPDGQPGFNTQTGRIELWSTFYHNAGLSPVPYFEEPTESPAATPDLYDEYPFVLTTGARNWFMFHSEHRQVPHLRAGRPWPLVQINPKAAERIGVHDGEWVWLENERGRCKRVVECTNIMDERVVMSDHGWWFPEAPGEEKDGLFGMLDLNVNKLLNSYVPGKSGFGANYKSMLCKIYPAKDGE, encoded by the coding sequence ATGAGCGAGAACAAGTACCATCTCGTAGAGCACGAGAAGCCGTTCAAGTACGATGAGGACGGCCTGCACGTCACGCGCGGCAGCGCCTGGTCGGGCCCCGGCTGCCATATCGGCTGCGGCGTGCTGCTGTACACCGACGACGAGGGGAAGCTCGTCAAGGTGGAGGGCGACCCGGAGAACCCCTACAACCAAGGCAGGCTCTGCAACCGCTGCCTGGCGCTGACCGAGGTGGTGTACAACCCCGACCGCGTCACCACGCCCATGAGGCGCGATCCTGCGCACCGCGGTCAGGACAAGTGGGTGGACATCACCTGGGACGAGGCACTCGACCTCGTGTACGAGAAGTTCACCGAGATCAAGGAGAACTACGGCGCCTGGTCCATCCCGTTCGTGCAGGGCACGGGGCGCGACATAGCTGCCTGGATCACGCGCCTGGCCTGGTCGTTCGGCAGCCCAAACTATATGTTCAACATGTCGGGCATGGCCTGTTACCTACCGCGCGTGGCCGGCTGCGCCGCCACGACGGGCAACTTCTGGGTGGGCGACTTCTCCCAGCAGTTCCCCGACCGCTATGACGATCCCGCCTGGGTCCCCGCCGAGTACATCATGGTATGGGGCAACAACCCGCTCGTCGCGAACTCGGACGGCTTCTACGGTCATTGGATGGTCGACGTTATGAAGCGCGGCTCGAAGCTGATCGTGGTGGACCCGCGCTTGACGTGGCTCGCCTCGAAGGCCGAGTGGTGGCTGCAGGTGCGGCCGGGAACGGACGCGGCCCTCGCCCTCGGCATGCTGAACGTCATCATCTCCGAGGACCTCTACGACCACGATTTCGTGGACCGCTGGTGCTATGGCTTCGACGAGCTGGCCCAGACCGCGGCGGCCTACCCCGTTGGCAAGGTGGCCGAGATCACCTGGGTGCCCGCCGAGAAGATCGTCGGCGCGGCCCGCGCATGGGCGGGTGCCGAGAACGGCATCGTGCAATGGGGCCTGGCCGTGGACACCACAAAGGAGTCGCTACCGGCGGCCCAGGCCATCGGGGCGCTGTGGCAGGTATGCGGCTTCTGCGAGAAACCGGGCTGCATGATCGTACCGCCCGAGATCCTGGCCTACTCCGGCGGGTTCGGCGGCGAGCTGGTCACGCCCGAGATGGATGCGCACCGCATCGGACTGGACAAGTACTCCCTGCTGAAGTTCGGCTTCCAGGTGGCGTCCTCCGACGAGGTGATGAAAACGCTCGAGACCAAAGAGCCCTACAAGCTGCACGGCGCCTGGCTGCAAACGACGAACTTCCTCACCTGCACCTCCCCCGACCCCGAACGCTCCATGAGGGCCTGGCGCACGCTCGACTTCATCGTGGTGGTGGATATGTTCATGACGCCCACGGCCATGGCGTTGGCCGACGTGTTCCTGCCAGCCTGCACCTATGCCGAGCGCGACGGCATCCGCGTGGGCGACGGCGCGCAGCGCGGCGAGACCATCAACAAGGTGTGCCAGGTGGGCGCATGCAAATCGGACATGCAGATCAACCTGGAACTGGGAAAGCGCTTCAACCCCGAGGCGTGGCCGTGGAAGGACGACAAGGAGATGTTCAGCTCCGTCATCGCCTGCACGGGCTATACGTTCGAGGAGCTGCAGCAGGTGGCGCCCGCCTACATCCCCTTCGAGTACGGCCGCCACGAGAAGGGCCTGCTGCGCCCCGACGGCCAACCCGGCTTCAACACGCAGACGGGACGCATCGAGCTGTGGTCGACGTTCTACCACAATGCGGGCTTGAGCCCCGTGCCCTACTTCGAGGAGCCAACCGAGAGCCCGGCCGCGACACCCGACTTGTACGACGAGTACCCGTTCGTGCTCACCACCGGCGCGCGCAACTGGTTCATGTTCCACTCCGAGCATCGGCAGGTCCCGCACCTGCGAGCCGGCCGCCCCTGGCCCCTCGTGCAGATCAACCCCAAGGCCGCGGAGCGCATCGGCGTGCACGACGGCGAGTGGGTATGGCTGGAGAACGAGCGCGGTCGCTGCAAGCGCGTCGTGGAGTGCACGAACATCATGGACGAGCGCGTGGTTATGTCCGATCACGGCTGGTGGTTCCCCGAGGCTCCCGGCGAGGAGAAGGACGGGCTGTTCGGCATGCTCGATCTGAACGTCAACAAGCTTCTGAATTCGTACGTTCCCGGCAAATCCGGGTTCGGCGCCAACTACAAGTCCATGCTCTGCAAAATCTATCCCGCAAAGGACGGTGAATAA
- the rpsH gene encoding 30S ribosomal protein S8, producing the protein MTMTDPIADMLTRVRNANSAGKQTVSMPSSKKLVEIARIMQEEGYIQRYDVVEGEPRATLEIVLKYGDKKAKTIRGIKRISKPGLRIYAGKDELPRVLGGLGTAIISTSLGVMTDRDARKKGVGGEVIAYVW; encoded by the coding sequence ATGACCATGACCGACCCCATCGCAGACATGCTTACGCGCGTGCGTAACGCAAACTCTGCCGGCAAGCAGACGGTTTCCATGCCGTCGAGCAAGAAGCTTGTCGAGATAGCCCGCATCATGCAGGAAGAGGGCTATATCCAGCGCTACGACGTCGTCGAGGGCGAGCCCCGCGCGACGCTGGAGATCGTGCTGAAGTACGGCGACAAGAAGGCCAAGACCATCCGCGGCATCAAGCGCATCTCGAAGCCCGGCCTGCGTATCTACGCGGGCAAGGACGAGCTGCCCCGGGTGCTCGGCGGACTCGGCACCGCAATCATCTCGACGAGCCTCGGCGTGATGACCGACCGCGACGCCCGCAAAAAGGGCGTTGGCGGCGAGGTCATCGCGTACGTGTGGTAG
- a CDS encoding 4Fe-4S binding protein, translating into MTEYGMLIDYEWCTGCHSCETACQMEHHLPVGQFGIKLNEIGPFEYAPDRWQLSYVPVPTDLCDFCAERQAKGKLPTCQHHCQAQCLEVGPIDELAKKIASKKKLVLFNI; encoded by the coding sequence ATGACGGAATACGGCATGCTCATCGACTACGAATGGTGCACCGGCTGCCATAGCTGCGAGACAGCCTGTCAGATGGAGCACCACCTGCCCGTCGGCCAGTTCGGCATCAAGCTGAACGAGATCGGCCCCTTCGAGTACGCCCCCGACCGCTGGCAGCTGTCCTACGTGCCGGTGCCCACCGACCTGTGCGACTTCTGCGCCGAGCGGCAGGCGAAGGGCAAGCTGCCTACCTGCCAGCACCACTGCCAGGCACAGTGTCTGGAAGTCGGTCCTATCGATGAGTTGGCCAAGAAGATCGCATCGAAGAAGAAACTCGTGTTGTTCAACATCTAA
- the secY gene encoding preprotein translocase subunit SecY, producing the protein MLSSIIDAFKVPELRKKILFTLAILALYRFGAYVPVPGIPFNEFANSFQDSGVSMTMLDLFTGGALSNFSVFSLGIMPYITASIIMQLMQGVIPAVGRWAKEGDAGRKKITQVTRYLTLGLGLINAVGYLFLFKSSAYGVVFSTEVPELLTDIIVVFTLVAGTAFIMWMGELITQRGIGNGMSLIIFVSIVSRVPSAIFSSVNLTADLGMGIAITALIILVVLACIPAIIFVERAQRRIPVNYAKRVQGRKMMGGQSTYIPLKVNAAGVIPIIFASCLIYFPAQLAALFNIEWLTNVANAMSTGWINWILTVLLIVFFAYFYTSMVFNPEDTADNLRKQGGFIPGVRPGTATVTYIKNVLHRVTLPGGIFIAAIAVVPSIVFFFTGNTLIQAFGGTSILIMIGVALDTMSKVESQLKMHNYDGFFK; encoded by the coding sequence TTGCTAAGCTCGATCATCGATGCGTTCAAGGTACCGGAGCTGCGTAAGAAGATCCTCTTCACGCTGGCTATCCTCGCACTGTACCGCTTCGGCGCGTACGTGCCGGTGCCGGGCATCCCGTTCAACGAGTTCGCGAATTCGTTCCAGGATTCGGGCGTGTCCATGACGATGCTCGACCTGTTCACGGGCGGCGCGCTGTCGAACTTCTCGGTGTTCTCGCTGGGCATCATGCCCTACATCACGGCCTCTATCATCATGCAGCTCATGCAGGGTGTCATCCCCGCCGTGGGCCGCTGGGCGAAGGAGGGCGATGCGGGGCGCAAGAAGATCACGCAGGTTACGCGCTACCTGACGCTGGGACTCGGCCTCATCAACGCGGTGGGCTACCTGTTCCTGTTCAAGTCGTCGGCGTACGGCGTGGTGTTCAGCACGGAGGTTCCCGAGCTGCTCACCGACATCATCGTCGTGTTCACGCTCGTGGCGGGCACCGCGTTCATCATGTGGATGGGCGAGCTCATCACGCAGCGCGGCATCGGCAACGGCATGTCGCTCATCATCTTCGTGAGCATCGTGTCGCGCGTGCCGAGCGCCATCTTCTCGTCGGTGAACCTGACGGCGGATTTGGGCATGGGCATTGCCATCACGGCACTCATCATCCTCGTGGTGCTGGCGTGCATCCCCGCGATCATCTTCGTGGAGCGCGCGCAGCGTCGCATCCCCGTGAACTACGCCAAGCGCGTGCAAGGGCGCAAGATGATGGGCGGCCAGTCCACGTACATCCCCCTGAAGGTGAACGCGGCGGGCGTCATCCCCATCATCTTCGCGAGCTGCCTGATCTACTTCCCCGCGCAGCTGGCGGCGCTCTTCAACATAGAGTGGCTCACGAACGTGGCCAACGCGATGTCGACGGGCTGGATCAACTGGATCCTCACGGTGCTCTTGATCGTGTTCTTCGCGTACTTCTACACCTCCATGGTGTTCAACCCCGAGGACACGGCCGACAACCTGCGCAAGCAGGGCGGCTTCATCCCCGGCGTGCGCCCGGGCACGGCCACCGTCACCTACATCAAGAACGTGCTGCACCGCGTGACGCTTCCCGGCGGCATCTTCATCGCCGCCATCGCGGTCGTGCCGTCCATCGTGTTCTTCTTCACCGGCAACACGCTCATCCAGGCGTTCGGCGGCACCTCGATCCTCATCATGATCGGCGTGGCCCTCGACACCATGAGCAAGGTGGAGAGCCAGCTGAAGATGCACAACTACGACGGGTTCTTCAAGTAG
- a CDS encoding SpoVA/SpoVAEb family sporulation membrane protein, with protein sequence MEFIMAFLVGGTLCLLFQIVADATKAPVPLILLVGLALGGILTPFGIMDQLAEWGGAGFTIMVVGAGQAVCATTQAALAGNPWPLLSVIGVFLALTAIGLVCGSGYCALHKQDDNAHGDDAAEKQATIARQ encoded by the coding sequence ATGGAATTCATCATGGCTTTCCTAGTGGGCGGAACGCTCTGCCTTCTGTTTCAAATCGTCGCGGACGCCACGAAAGCGCCCGTTCCCCTCATCTTGCTCGTCGGTTTGGCCCTTGGAGGCATCCTGACGCCCTTCGGCATCATGGATCAACTCGCAGAGTGGGGCGGCGCCGGCTTCACCATCATGGTGGTGGGCGCCGGGCAGGCCGTTTGCGCCACGACGCAGGCAGCTCTCGCCGGCAACCCCTGGCCGCTGCTGTCCGTCATCGGCGTGTTCTTAGCCCTCACGGCCATCGGATTGGTCTGCGGAAGCGGATACTGCGCACTCCACAAGCAGGACGACAACGCACATGGGGACGATGCGGCCGAAAAGCAAGCTACGATCGCTCGCCAATGA
- the rpmD gene encoding 50S ribosomal protein L30, producing MADAKKTLRITQVKSSVGRKADQGQTLRALGLGKIGRTVDQVDNDCVRGMIFKVKHLVQVEEL from the coding sequence ATGGCAGACGCGAAGAAGACGCTGCGCATCACCCAGGTGAAGAGCTCCGTCGGCCGTAAAGCCGACCAGGGCCAGACGCTGCGTGCGCTCGGCCTCGGCAAGATCGGCCGCACGGTCGACCAGGTGGACAACGACTGCGTGCGCGGCATGATCTTCAAGGTCAAGCACCTCGTGCAGGTCGAAGAGCTGTAA
- the rpmC gene encoding 50S ribosomal protein L29 encodes MKAAEIRELSADDLQAKLKEARAELFNLRFQMATSQLDNTARVGQVKKDIARIQTEMRARELNA; translated from the coding sequence ATGAAAGCAGCAGAGATCCGTGAGCTTTCTGCCGACGATTTGCAGGCGAAACTCAAAGAAGCGCGCGCGGAGCTTTTCAATCTGCGCTTCCAGATGGCCACGAGCCAGCTCGACAACACCGCCCGCGTGGGTCAGGTCAAAAAGGACATCGCCCGCATCCAGACCGAGATGCGTGCCCGCGAGCTGAACGCCTAG
- the rpsQ gene encoding 30S ribosomal protein S17: MSEDRNSRKVRQGTVVSAVNDKTCVVQVKERKPHPVYGKMMTTTKKFHAHDENNEAGVGDTVRIMETRPLSKMKRWRLIEIVEKAK, from the coding sequence ATGAGTGAAGATCGTAACTCCCGCAAGGTCCGCCAGGGCACCGTGGTGAGCGCCGTCAACGACAAGACCTGCGTCGTGCAGGTCAAGGAGCGCAAGCCGCATCCCGTGTACGGCAAGATGATGACGACCACGAAGAAGTTCCACGCCCACGACGAGAACAACGAGGCCGGCGTCGGCGACACCGTGCGCATCATGGAGACGCGCCCGCTGTCCAAGATGAAGCGCTGGCGTCTGATCGAGATCGTGGAAAAGGCCAAATAG
- a CDS encoding SpoVA/SpoVAEb family sporulation membrane protein yields the protein MDKVKGWALAFAVGGLYAVIGQIIWNIFAGALGADFPYLGPLTLLGMGAVALVLYLPGIQQRIGAVSGFGSILPFNGFAGGVAGAYERAVAETGQPGKGVAASVKLVLLVIGVGGLVDAIVGALAFLVA from the coding sequence ATGGACAAAGTGAAGGGATGGGCACTCGCATTCGCCGTCGGCGGCCTGTATGCCGTTATTGGACAGATTATCTGGAACATATTCGCCGGCGCCCTGGGAGCCGATTTTCCCTATCTCGGACCTCTCACGCTGCTGGGGATGGGCGCGGTAGCCCTCGTGCTGTACCTTCCCGGCATCCAGCAGAGGATAGGCGCTGTGAGCGGTTTCGGCTCGATCCTGCCGTTCAACGGGTTCGCAGGCGGCGTGGCAGGCGCCTACGAAAGGGCCGTTGCCGAAACCGGACAGCCAGGTAAAGGCGTGGCGGCGTCTGTAAAGCTCGTTCTGCTCGTCATCGGTGTCGGCGGCCTCGTCGACGCAATCGTGGGCGCATTGGCGTTCCTCGTGGCATAG
- the rplO gene encoding 50S ribosomal protein L15: MELKDLKPAEGATKNRKRVGRGPASGTGKTSGRGMNGQKSRAGGGKGVGFEGGQTPLARRLPKLPGFKNINHVEYLPVNVSRLDEKFEAGDVVDGESLKAKGIIKHADALVKVLGDGDLTKALTVKVDKVSASAKAKIEAAGGKVEEPC; encoded by the coding sequence ATGGAATTGAAGGATCTCAAGCCGGCCGAGGGCGCGACCAAGAACCGCAAGCGCGTGGGCCGCGGTCCTGCCTCCGGCACGGGCAAGACGTCCGGCCGCGGCATGAACGGCCAGAAGTCCCGCGCTGGCGGCGGCAAGGGCGTCGGCTTCGAGGGCGGCCAGACCCCGCTCGCGCGTCGTCTGCCGAAGCTCCCCGGCTTCAAGAACATCAACCATGTGGAGTACCTGCCCGTCAACGTGAGCCGTCTCGACGAAAAGTTCGAGGCCGGCGACGTGGTCGACGGCGAGAGCCTGAAGGCCAAGGGCATCATCAAGCATGCCGACGCACTGGTGAAGGTGCTCGGCGACGGCGACCTGACCAAGGCGCTCACGGTCAAGGTCGATAAGGTTTCTGCTTCGGCCAAGGCGAAGATCGAAGCAGCTGGAGGAAAGGTCGAAGAGCCTTGCTAA
- the rplR gene encoding 50S ribosomal protein L18 — translation MNKLQKKQAGLARRHRRVRGKVSGTAARPRLCVTRSNNNIYVQLVDDVASKTICGVSTLGAEFKATGKKGGTVEGAAALGEIVGKKAQENGVTEVVFDRGGHLYHGRVQALADAAREAGLKF, via the coding sequence ATGAACAAGCTTCAGAAGAAACAAGCCGGGTTGGCTCGCCGCCATCGCCGCGTGCGCGGCAAGGTTTCCGGCACGGCGGCGCGTCCGCGCCTGTGCGTCACGCGCAGCAACAACAACATCTACGTCCAGCTCGTCGACGACGTCGCCAGCAAGACCATCTGCGGCGTGTCCACGCTCGGTGCCGAGTTCAAGGCCACGGGCAAGAAGGGCGGCACCGTCGAGGGCGCGGCTGCCCTCGGCGAGATCGTCGGCAAGAAGGCGCAGGAGAACGGCGTCACGGAGGTCGTGTTCGACCGTGGCGGTCATCTGTATCACGGGCGCGTGCAGGCTCTGGCCGATGCGGCTCGCGAAGCCGGCCTGAAATTCTAG
- the rplN gene encoding 50S ribosomal protein L14: MIQMQTMLAVADNSGARKVQCIKVLGGSKRRYAGLGDVIICSVKEAAPNGNVKKGEVVRCVVVRVKKEVRRPDGSYIKFDQNAAVLINNDGAPRGTRIFGPVARELRDKKYMKIVSLAPETL; encoded by the coding sequence ATGATTCAGATGCAAACCATGCTCGCAGTGGCCGACAACTCCGGCGCTCGCAAGGTGCAGTGCATCAAGGTCCTCGGCGGCTCCAAGCGCCGCTACGCGGGCCTCGGTGACGTGATCATCTGCAGCGTGAAGGAAGCGGCGCCCAACGGCAACGTCAAGAAGGGCGAGGTCGTGCGCTGCGTCGTCGTGCGCGTGAAGAAGGAAGTCCGCCGCCCCGACGGCAGCTACATCAAGTTCGACCAGAACGCCGCCGTGCTCATCAACAACGACGGCGCGCCCCGCGGCACCCGCATCTTCGGGCCGGTTGCCCGCGAGCTGCGCGACAAGAAGTACATGAAGATCGTGTCTCTGGCACCGGAAACGCTGTAG
- the rplE gene encoding 50S ribosomal protein L5 yields MTAPRLKEQYKTEIVPKLEQELGIKNINEVPRLEKIVVNMGVGAAASDSKLLDAAMADLRTITGQQPCVTRAKKSIAGFHLREGQAIGCKVTLRGDRMWEFLDRLLATALPRVRDFRGISPKSFDGRGNYTMGITEQLIFPEIDYDKIDRTRGMDITVVTTADNNEDAFALLSALGFPFKDK; encoded by the coding sequence ATGACCGCTCCTCGCCTGAAGGAACAGTACAAGACCGAGATCGTGCCCAAGCTCGAGCAGGAGCTCGGCATCAAGAACATCAACGAGGTCCCGCGCCTCGAGAAGATCGTCGTGAACATGGGCGTGGGCGCCGCAGCCTCCGACTCGAAGCTGCTCGACGCCGCCATGGCCGACCTGCGCACCATCACGGGCCAGCAGCCCTGCGTCACGCGCGCCAAGAAGTCCATCGCCGGCTTCCACCTGCGCGAGGGCCAGGCCATCGGCTGCAAGGTCACGCTGCGCGGCGACCGCATGTGGGAGTTCCTGGACCGCCTGCTGGCGACCGCCCTCCCGCGCGTCCGCGACTTCCGCGGCATCTCGCCGAAGAGCTTCGACGGCCGTGGCAACTACACGATGGGCATCACCGAGCAGCTGATCTTCCCGGAGATCGACTACGACAAGATCGACCGCACGCGCGGCATGGACATCACGGTCGTCACGACCGCGGACAACAACGAGGACGCCTTCGCGCTGCTCTCCGCGCTGGGCTTCCCCTTCAAGGACAAGTAG
- a CDS encoding type Z 30S ribosomal protein S14 gives MAKKSMIAKAKREPKFSTRQHNRCTRCGRPRAYYRKFGLCRVCLRELANKGELPGVTKSSW, from the coding sequence ATGGCTAAGAAATCGATGATCGCCAAGGCGAAGCGCGAGCCGAAGTTCTCGACGCGCCAGCACAACCGCTGCACGCGTTGCGGACGCCCCCGCGCTTACTACCGCAAGTTCGGCCTGTGCCGCGTGTGCCTGCGCGAGCTGGCCAACAAAGGCGAACTGCCCGGCGTGACCAAGTCTTCGTGGTAA
- the rplF gene encoding 50S ribosomal protein L6, whose protein sequence is MSRIGKQPITVPAGVDVTIDGNTVTVKGPKGELTRSFPEIMIIKREGDDIIVERPDDSRDAKAFHGLVRTLIANMVEGTANGFSKKLQLVGVGYRAALKGKDLEMQLGFSHPVLVEAPENITFEVPSQTEIIVSGPSKEQVGQVAANIRKWRKPEPYKGKGIRYEGEHVRRKLGKAAKGD, encoded by the coding sequence ATGTCTCGTATCGGCAAACAGCCCATCACCGTTCCTGCCGGCGTCGACGTTACCATCGACGGCAACACCGTGACGGTCAAGGGCCCGAAGGGCGAGCTCACCCGCAGCTTCCCCGAGATCATGATCATCAAGCGCGAGGGCGACGACATCATCGTCGAGCGTCCGGACGACAGCCGCGACGCGAAGGCCTTCCACGGCCTCGTGCGCACGCTCATCGCGAACATGGTCGAGGGCACCGCGAACGGCTTCTCCAAGAAGCTCCAGCTCGTGGGCGTCGGCTACCGCGCCGCGCTCAAGGGCAAGGACCTGGAGATGCAGCTCGGCTTCTCTCATCCCGTGCTCGTGGAGGCGCCGGAGAACATCACGTTCGAGGTCCCGAGCCAAACCGAGATCATCGTGTCCGGCCCCAGCAAGGAGCAGGTCGGCCAGGTGGCGGCGAACATCCGCAAGTGGCGCAAGCCGGAGCCCTACAAGGGCAAGGGCATTCGCTACGAGGGCGAGCATGTGCGTCGCAAGCTGGGCAAGGCCGCCAAGGGCGACTAA